In Sphingobium amiense, a genomic segment contains:
- a CDS encoding aminotransferase class I/II-fold pyridoxal phosphate-dependent enzyme has product MKYARMAIEVESPEEYGYDLIRNNLSESSIRDRTIADFGLTIPNLTLLYGEHRGDKRLRELVAAQGSGLSADDVLVTTGAAGALFIISTTLLRPADHLVVIRPNYATNIETPRAIGCQISLIDLKFEDGFAINLDAVRQAIQANTRLVSVTCPHNPTGTMLTREQLDGLVSLTGDLGIHLLVDETYRDLSYDVQLPISSSLADHVISVSSLSKAYGIPGVRTGWLITKDPELYVKFLAAKEQINICGSIVDEWISGAVLEQRDDFLALLRVEMRKRLSIVRDWVASEPMIDWIEPSGGVVCFPKIVADAAFDTKAFYARLLEKHGTYVGPGHWFEMPTNFFRIGYLWPTQDELHAGLEGISKALRD; this is encoded by the coding sequence ATGAAATATGCAAGAATGGCGATCGAAGTCGAATCGCCCGAAGAATATGGCTACGACCTCATCCGCAACAATCTTTCCGAAAGCTCGATCCGCGATCGGACGATCGCCGATTTCGGCCTTACCATTCCCAACCTGACATTGCTCTATGGCGAGCATAGGGGGGACAAGCGCCTTCGGGAGCTGGTCGCGGCGCAGGGTTCCGGTCTGTCGGCGGACGACGTTCTCGTCACTACCGGCGCCGCAGGGGCGCTCTTCATCATATCGACCACGCTGCTTCGGCCAGCCGACCATCTGGTCGTCATTCGGCCGAATTACGCGACCAATATCGAAACGCCGAGGGCGATCGGTTGCCAGATCAGCCTGATCGATCTCAAGTTCGAAGACGGCTTCGCGATCAATCTCGACGCAGTGAGGCAGGCGATCCAGGCCAACACGCGGCTAGTGAGTGTCACCTGCCCGCACAATCCAACGGGAACGATGCTTACGCGTGAGCAGCTTGATGGCCTTGTTTCGCTCACCGGGGATTTGGGCATCCATCTGCTGGTCGATGAGACCTACCGCGATCTCTCATACGATGTGCAGCTTCCTATCAGCTCAAGCCTTGCGGATCATGTGATCAGCGTTTCGTCGCTGTCTAAGGCCTATGGCATTCCGGGCGTACGGACGGGGTGGCTCATCACCAAGGATCCCGAGCTGTATGTCAAATTTCTGGCTGCGAAGGAGCAGATCAACATCTGTGGCAGCATCGTCGACGAGTGGATAAGTGGGGCTGTGCTGGAGCAGCGAGACGATTTCCTGGCCCTGCTGCGGGTGGAGATGCGCAAGCGCTTGTCCATCGTGCGCGATTGGGTTGCCAGCGAGCCGATGATCGACTGGATCGAACCCAGCGGGGGCGTCGTCTGCTTCCCGAAAATCGTGGCAGACGCGGCATTCGATACCAAAGCATTCTATGCACGTCTGCTGGAGAAACATGGGACATATGTGGGGCCGGGGCACTGGTTCGAGATGCCGACCAATTTCTTCCGCATCGGCTATCTGTGGCCCACCCAAGATGAGCTTCACGCAGGTCTGGAGGGCATTTCGAAGGCGCTTCGTGATTAG
- a CDS encoding TonB-dependent receptor, with amino-acid sequence MGTSFSRRMKISLGLAGLIMPTMATAQVSAAGEASTAEIIVTAQKRDELLKDVAVPVTVLKVNTLVGSNKTSIKDYFSAVPGLALVPFETNGAASIAIRGVTTGGFTNPTVGVTIDDVPFGSSTSLGGGTPALDLDPSDLSSIEVLRGPQGTLYGASSIGGLLKYVTTAPSLTEFKGRVEAGLNSVSHSGDIGYVVRGAVNVPVSETFAFRATGFSRFDPGYIDNVLTGQKDVNHSKAFGGRLSALLNLSESFSVRASALYQKTKTGALDEEHTGPGYNLAAREQSVVRGVGVGEHEVQAYSVVMNLDLGKVDLTSLTGYSVNDLRDSFDYSFYLGQAPGSFSDATFGVAGAPLKERYLTKKFSQELRASAQIKDWIDWRVGAFFTDEQSPDWQRIDAADPLTGAVAGELALFDWKVTYREYAAFSDVTVKLSPMFDIQFGGRKSWIRQSYGEVDTGPYADAFEGGSPAIFPKTMTRDSKFTYLITPRLKLASSWMIYARLATGYRPGGPNSTAALFGLPLSYKPDTTTNYEIGMKGSIFDNKLFVDASLYHIDWRDIQISLVDAATSLTYNANGAKAKSQGIELSLTAKPWQGMTATAWGAFNVAELSEPFPAASTVYGVKGDRLPFTSRYSASLSLQQDFPLSDNWSGFVGGQLDYVGRRIGAFTGPPPAERQVYPSYVKVDLKAGVENGPWAINLFANNLTNRRGVLTGGAASLFPYSFRYLPPRRVGLSIARTF; translated from the coding sequence ATGGGAACCAGTTTTTCGCGCCGCATGAAAATTTCGCTTGGCCTAGCGGGCCTGATAATGCCCACCATGGCTACGGCGCAGGTCAGTGCCGCAGGCGAGGCATCAACCGCCGAGATCATCGTGACGGCCCAGAAGCGGGACGAATTGCTGAAAGACGTGGCGGTGCCTGTGACCGTATTGAAGGTCAACACGCTTGTTGGCAGCAACAAGACGTCGATCAAGGACTATTTCTCCGCCGTTCCGGGGCTGGCGCTCGTGCCGTTTGAAACGAATGGCGCAGCGTCGATCGCCATTCGCGGCGTCACGACAGGCGGCTTTACCAATCCCACGGTCGGCGTCACGATCGACGATGTGCCATTCGGTTCATCCACCAGCCTTGGCGGCGGCACCCCGGCTCTCGATCTCGACCCGAGCGATCTCTCCAGCATAGAGGTGCTTCGCGGACCGCAAGGCACGCTTTACGGCGCCAGCAGTATTGGCGGGCTTCTCAAATATGTAACGACGGCCCCATCGCTGACGGAGTTCAAAGGCCGTGTCGAGGCGGGTCTCAACAGCGTTTCGCATTCTGGTGACATTGGTTATGTCGTCCGCGGCGCAGTGAACGTCCCCGTCAGCGAAACCTTTGCGTTTCGGGCAACCGGGTTCAGCCGGTTTGACCCTGGCTATATCGACAATGTTCTGACCGGCCAGAAGGATGTGAACCATAGCAAGGCTTTTGGGGGAAGACTTTCGGCGCTGCTGAACCTGTCCGAGAGTTTTTCAGTTCGTGCGAGCGCCCTTTATCAGAAGACCAAGACTGGGGCCCTTGATGAAGAGCACACTGGCCCAGGCTATAATCTGGCGGCCCGCGAACAAAGTGTCGTGCGAGGCGTAGGGGTCGGCGAACACGAGGTGCAAGCCTATAGCGTCGTGATGAACCTCGATCTGGGCAAGGTGGATCTGACGTCGCTCACGGGCTACAGCGTCAATGATCTCCGGGACTCGTTCGATTACAGTTTCTATCTCGGCCAGGCGCCGGGATCGTTCAGCGACGCCACCTTCGGCGTTGCCGGCGCTCCGCTGAAAGAGCGTTATCTCACCAAGAAATTTTCGCAGGAATTGCGAGCATCCGCGCAGATCAAGGATTGGATCGACTGGCGCGTGGGTGCATTCTTCACGGATGAACAATCCCCCGACTGGCAGCGTATCGACGCGGCGGACCCCCTGACCGGGGCGGTCGCCGGCGAGCTTGCGTTATTCGACTGGAAAGTCACGTACCGCGAATATGCGGCTTTTTCGGACGTGACGGTGAAACTCTCGCCGATGTTCGACATCCAGTTTGGCGGCCGCAAAAGCTGGATCAGGCAAAGCTATGGCGAGGTCGATACCGGCCCCTATGCGGATGCGTTCGAAGGTGGATCGCCGGCTATTTTCCCCAAGACGATGACACGCGATTCAAAATTCACCTATCTGATCACACCCCGGCTGAAGCTCGCGTCGAGCTGGATGATCTATGCCAGACTTGCGACAGGCTATCGCCCCGGCGGTCCAAATTCGACAGCAGCTCTGTTTGGCTTGCCCTTGAGCTACAAGCCGGACACGACGACCAACTATGAAATCGGGATGAAAGGCAGCATCTTCGACAACAAATTGTTCGTCGACGCATCGCTTTACCATATCGACTGGCGCGACATTCAGATCTCGCTCGTGGATGCGGCGACCAGTCTGACCTACAACGCAAATGGCGCCAAGGCGAAGAGCCAGGGCATTGAACTCTCGCTGACGGCCAAGCCCTGGCAGGGCATGACGGCAACAGCTTGGGGAGCATTCAACGTCGCGGAGCTTTCAGAGCCGTTCCCGGCTGCGTCCACGGTCTACGGCGTCAAAGGTGATCGCCTGCCCTTCACCAGCCGCTATTCCGCTAGCCTGTCGCTCCAGCAGGACTTTCCACTATCCGACAACTGGTCGGGATTTGTTGGCGGTCAGCTTGATTATGTCGGTCGACGCATCGGCGCGTTCACCGGGCCACCGCCGGCCGAGCGTCAGGTCTATCCGAGCTATGTGAAGGTAGACCTCAAGGCGGGCGTTGAAAACGGTCCCTGGGCCATCAATCTATTTGCTAACAACCTGACCAATCGCCGTGGCGTCCTTACCGGCGGTGCGGCCTCCCTTTTCCCCTATTCCTTCCGTTACCTGCCGCCGCGCAGAGTTGGTCTTTCGATCGCGCGAACTTTCTGA
- a CDS encoding LysR family transcriptional regulator, with protein sequence MKLDGIIAFVTVADCGSINEAARQLRLSKSAVSERLTELEHAVGARLLSRNSRQLALTEDGLALLDRARRIVAETREAKEDLARRRGEISGPLRIAVPRAFGDLHLGPILYDFMHRYPDVSVTADFDDRISDLGSSFDALVRIAPADLPKMASERLTISRRTLVAAPSYLDRHGRPETVDQLEQHKAIHYMERGPDDWTFKAEIERVVARVTPRLRVTSCYAMRDAAIAGIGIAWLPTFHSYQAVRDGTLEILDIGVDPDVTPITIAYHNGLGPSAKMRALIDHLKLSIGDPPYWDEGMPLATVATV encoded by the coding sequence ATGAAGCTCGACGGCATCATCGCTTTTGTGACAGTCGCGGACTGCGGATCGATAAACGAGGCGGCGCGGCAGCTTCGCCTGTCGAAATCCGCCGTGAGCGAGCGGCTGACCGAACTGGAACATGCTGTGGGCGCCCGGCTACTGAGCCGCAACAGCCGCCAGCTTGCCCTGACGGAAGACGGCCTGGCGCTGCTCGACCGCGCGCGGCGGATCGTCGCAGAAACGCGTGAGGCGAAGGAGGATCTGGCGCGGAGGCGCGGTGAAATATCGGGACCGCTGCGCATCGCCGTGCCGCGCGCCTTTGGAGATCTGCATCTGGGGCCGATCCTCTACGACTTCATGCATCGCTATCCGGATGTCAGCGTCACGGCGGACTTCGACGACCGGATCAGCGATCTGGGCAGCAGCTTCGACGCGCTGGTGCGCATCGCGCCTGCGGACCTGCCCAAGATGGCGAGCGAGCGCCTCACAATCAGCCGCCGGACACTGGTGGCCGCCCCGTCCTATCTCGACCGGCATGGCAGGCCGGAGACGGTCGATCAACTGGAGCAGCACAAGGCCATCCACTATATGGAGCGCGGCCCCGACGACTGGACGTTCAAGGCGGAGATCGAGCGCGTCGTCGCGCGGGTGACGCCGAGGCTCCGGGTCACGTCCTGCTATGCCATGCGCGACGCCGCCATCGCGGGGATCGGCATCGCGTGGCTACCGACTTTCCACAGCTATCAGGCGGTCAGGGATGGCACGCTCGAAATATTAGATATCGGCGTCGATCCTGATGTGACGCCGATCACGATCGCCTATCATAACGGCCTTGGCCCATCCGCGAAGATGCGCGCGCTGATCGATCATTTAAAACTTAGCATCGGCGATCCGCCCTATTGGGATGAAGGCATGCCTCTCGCCACGGTTGCAACAGTTTGA
- a CDS encoding aminotransferase class III-fold pyridoxal phosphate-dependent enzyme encodes MSDNGLIQKDRRHLIHSVLSWGEHERRGATILTSGDGVWLTDGDGNRLLDAFSGLWCVNIGYGQQSVVAAAAEQMARLPYATNYFHFASESAVELAARLAERAPGDLDHVFFTQGGSDAVDTAIRLIRYYFNVTGRPEKKHMIAVDRGYHGSSAAGSGITGLAVFHTHFDAPVATQHHIPTAWPYRFDGSDADLIAASVRHLRAKVAEIGPDRVAAFFAEPVVGSGGVIVPPDGWFRAMRDTCAELDIVFVADEVITGFGRTGPMFGSAYDGVAPDVMTLAKGLTSGYVPMGATLLSDRLYRAIVDASGKAVIGHGQTYSGHPVSAAVGLEVLRLYEEGGIIANGQASGAHLASALTALSDHPLVGDVRSRGLLACIELVTDKVAKTRPDPALGLPDALARCGFERRVLFRAFGDAMIGLAPPLISTIDEIDEMVARVKSTLDDMLAIPAIREALNG; translated from the coding sequence ATGTCCGATAACGGGTTGATCCAGAAAGATCGCCGCCATCTCATCCATTCCGTGCTGTCCTGGGGGGAGCATGAACGGCGAGGTGCGACCATTCTCACTTCGGGCGATGGCGTCTGGCTTACCGATGGCGACGGCAATCGTCTGCTTGACGCTTTCTCGGGATTGTGGTGCGTCAACATCGGCTATGGTCAGCAGAGCGTGGTGGCTGCAGCAGCCGAACAGATGGCGCGCCTGCCCTATGCCACAAACTATTTTCATTTCGCGAGTGAGTCCGCGGTCGAGTTGGCCGCGCGGCTCGCCGAACGTGCGCCGGGCGATCTCGATCATGTGTTCTTCACTCAGGGCGGGTCGGACGCGGTCGATACCGCCATCAGGCTGATCCGCTACTATTTCAACGTTACCGGGCGACCGGAAAAGAAGCACATGATCGCGGTCGATCGGGGCTATCACGGGTCGAGTGCGGCTGGCTCAGGGATCACGGGCCTGGCTGTGTTCCACACCCATTTCGACGCGCCAGTTGCGACGCAACATCATATACCCACCGCCTGGCCCTATCGCTTCGATGGCAGCGACGCCGATCTAATCGCCGCGTCCGTCCGCCATCTGCGCGCGAAAGTGGCTGAGATCGGTCCCGACAGGGTCGCGGCTTTCTTTGCCGAGCCGGTCGTCGGCTCCGGCGGCGTGATCGTGCCGCCCGATGGCTGGTTCAGGGCGATGCGGGATACCTGCGCCGAACTGGACATAGTATTTGTGGCAGACGAAGTGATCACCGGCTTCGGACGCACCGGGCCAATGTTCGGATCAGCGTATGACGGCGTCGCCCCTGATGTCATGACCCTCGCCAAAGGCCTGACCTCGGGGTACGTCCCGATGGGGGCTACGCTTCTGTCCGACCGGCTTTATCGCGCGATCGTTGACGCAAGCGGCAAGGCAGTGATCGGCCATGGCCAGACCTATTCTGGGCATCCGGTAAGCGCGGCCGTCGGCCTCGAGGTGCTCCGCCTTTACGAGGAAGGCGGGATCATCGCCAACGGTCAGGCCAGCGGCGCTCACCTCGCCAGCGCGTTGACGGCGCTAAGCGACCATCCGCTGGTGGGCGATGTCCGCTCCCGTGGGCTGCTTGCCTGCATAGAGCTTGTAACCGACAAGGTTGCAAAAACACGGCCTGATCCTGCGCTCGGCCTGCCCGACGCACTTGCCCGCTGCGGCTTTGAACGGCGCGTCCTGTTTCGCGCATTCGGCGATGCGATGATCGGGCTTGCGCCGCCGCTTATCAGCACGATCGACGAGATCGACGAGATGGTCGCGCGGGTGAAATCGACACTCGACGACATGCTCGCCATCCCCGCTATTCGTGAAGCCCTCAACGGTTGA
- a CDS encoding APC family permease, with translation MAISETVDMVDGNAADAQRPVAGKLHKQLTTWGCLFLAMSGLSPALSVFGIGSDVLLQTGSAAAPLFLLSIGVAVIWGTVYAELGSAYPYAGGDYVGVGTILGAWAAAVTLAIWATTLAPLIAFEAKAFATYINYVLPDVSASLLTGIALAASVGIALLAVRAGAWVTGVFLLIEMLAIVALGAAGLLHSSGDPLTIIANPVVAGPEGLLVAPTLAALALGGVNAAYATIGGNQALYFGEELIDPHKAMGRVVLIACFVGAFAIAVPMVLVVLGAPDLGAILRSPAPLATFLTQTLGSGAGKLISVCIALAIFNAMIVQIMLGARLYFSLGRDGVFSGPVNRFLNHVSHKSGVPRRATLVLAVFSALCCLASAHALLVFMSGLLVYAWGLVCLAVLIGRLKGKTGQDGYWRAPFGIFAPVLGLALALVFAIAKVTDEEYGRPSLIIMGGITIAAVFWSRLILEKRPGGWTPTLVDHS, from the coding sequence ATGGCCATCAGTGAAACAGTCGATATGGTAGACGGCAACGCTGCGGATGCACAGCGTCCGGTCGCAGGTAAGCTCCACAAGCAGCTCACCACTTGGGGATGCCTGTTCCTGGCCATGTCCGGCCTGTCGCCGGCGCTTTCGGTATTCGGCATAGGATCGGACGTGCTGTTGCAGACCGGCTCCGCCGCTGCCCCCCTGTTCCTTTTGAGCATCGGCGTCGCGGTGATCTGGGGCACGGTCTATGCCGAACTCGGATCGGCCTATCCCTATGCAGGCGGCGACTATGTGGGGGTCGGCACGATATTGGGCGCCTGGGCCGCCGCAGTCACGCTGGCCATCTGGGCAACGACATTGGCACCACTGATCGCCTTTGAAGCCAAAGCCTTCGCGACTTATATCAACTACGTCCTACCGGACGTCTCGGCCAGCCTCCTAACTGGGATCGCATTGGCTGCTTCGGTGGGTATAGCCTTGCTGGCCGTGCGTGCCGGTGCCTGGGTCACGGGCGTGTTCCTCCTGATTGAGATGCTGGCCATCGTCGCCCTCGGTGCAGCCGGCCTGCTCCATTCCTCGGGCGATCCGCTGACGATCATCGCCAATCCCGTGGTGGCCGGACCCGAGGGGCTGCTCGTAGCGCCAACTTTGGCCGCTTTGGCACTTGGCGGTGTCAACGCGGCCTATGCCACGATCGGCGGCAATCAAGCGCTCTATTTCGGTGAGGAGCTGATCGACCCTCACAAGGCCATGGGGCGCGTGGTGCTGATTGCGTGTTTCGTCGGCGCGTTCGCCATCGCCGTGCCGATGGTCCTGGTGGTCCTTGGAGCTCCCGATCTCGGCGCTATCCTGCGCAGTCCCGCACCTCTGGCGACATTTCTGACCCAAACTCTTGGTTCGGGAGCCGGCAAGCTAATCAGCGTCTGCATCGCTCTCGCCATTTTCAACGCCATGATCGTCCAAATCATGCTGGGTGCGCGGCTATATTTCAGCCTCGGGCGCGATGGGGTGTTTTCCGGCCCAGTTAACCGGTTCCTGAACCATGTGAGCCATAAATCCGGCGTGCCGCGCCGCGCGACGCTTGTGTTGGCCGTCTTTTCGGCCCTGTGCTGCCTGGCCAGCGCGCATGCCTTGCTGGTGTTTATGAGCGGCTTGCTGGTCTACGCTTGGGGCCTCGTCTGCCTTGCCGTGTTGATCGGCCGCCTGAAAGGGAAAACGGGGCAAGATGGCTATTGGCGGGCGCCTTTTGGAATTTTTGCTCCTGTGCTCGGCCTTGCTCTGGCCTTGGTATTTGCGATCGCCAAGGTGACTGATGAGGAATATGGAAGGCCAAGCCTGATTATCATGGGCGGTATCACGATTGCGGCGGTGTTCTGGAGTCGGCTCATCCTTGAGAAGCGGCCGGGCGGCTGGACGCCGACACTGGTGGATCATTCCTAG
- a CDS encoding serine hydrolase domain-containing protein, whose amino-acid sequence MGLMVGSPPPSERIVTHRNWEYPPFNRWAFQNMPAIFATGEVERNPAFERDLSTPRYTIDTLQVGAGRSVREVLDATYTDAFVVVHRRKLLVEHYDNGMKPSTLHMAASITKSLLGTIAGIMAHRGQLNVRAPVKDYLPELANSSFGDAAVQQVLDMTTGTKFSEDYEDPDAEIRIKGQADGWDFKRDPSVPDTIYDFLLTTVNDRPHGERWAYRSCITDVLGWILERLSGLRLPQLISQELWVKIGAAHDARCMLGPTGNALYDGCFLSTARDLARFGLAFSDRALVPPAFVEDTLAGDAESRAAWLASEVGQRRFPDGHYRNQLWVPDRSQRILLGVGVYGQYLWVDLDRDVVIVKFSSLPEASRDHWREAHLDLFQRIAAQCAA is encoded by the coding sequence ATGGGGCTGATGGTGGGATCGCCTCCGCCTTCCGAACGGATCGTTACGCACAGGAACTGGGAATATCCGCCATTCAACCGCTGGGCATTCCAGAACATGCCTGCGATCTTTGCCACTGGCGAGGTCGAGCGGAACCCGGCGTTCGAGCGCGACCTCAGCACGCCGCGATACACGATTGATACGCTTCAGGTCGGAGCTGGGCGATCCGTTCGCGAAGTTCTTGATGCGACCTACACTGATGCGTTCGTTGTAGTGCATCGCCGCAAGTTGCTGGTCGAACATTACGACAATGGCATGAAACCATCGACGCTGCACATGGCGGCGTCCATTACCAAGTCCCTCTTGGGGACGATCGCCGGGATCATGGCGCACAGAGGGCAGCTGAACGTCCGCGCTCCCGTGAAGGACTATCTTCCGGAACTGGCGAACTCATCGTTCGGAGACGCCGCCGTGCAACAGGTGCTCGACATGACCACGGGCACGAAATTCAGCGAGGATTACGAAGACCCGGATGCTGAGATCCGGATCAAGGGTCAGGCAGACGGGTGGGATTTCAAGCGCGATCCGTCAGTCCCGGACACGATCTACGATTTCCTGCTCACCACAGTGAATGATCGACCCCATGGCGAGCGATGGGCTTATCGCAGTTGCATCACGGATGTCCTCGGCTGGATATTGGAACGGCTGTCGGGTCTTCGGCTGCCCCAGCTCATATCCCAGGAACTGTGGGTCAAGATCGGCGCAGCGCATGACGCCCGCTGTATGCTCGGGCCAACGGGCAACGCACTCTATGACGGATGCTTCTTATCGACGGCCAGGGATCTCGCAAGGTTCGGATTGGCATTCTCGGATCGCGCGCTGGTGCCGCCCGCTTTCGTTGAAGATACGTTGGCAGGCGATGCCGAAAGCCGCGCCGCGTGGCTGGCGTCGGAGGTAGGACAGCGACGCTTCCCCGATGGACATTACCGGAACCAGCTGTGGGTACCGGATCGGTCGCAACGGATACTCCTGGGGGTCGGGGTTTATGGTCAATATCTCTGGGTCGATCTGGACCGGGATGTGGTCATCGTGAAATTCTCTTCTTTGCCGGAAGCCTCCAGAGACCATTGGCGCGAAGCACATCTCGACCTTTTCCAGCGTATCGCGGCGCAATGCGCGGCCTGA
- a CDS encoding LysR substrate-binding domain-containing protein — MRAFEAVFRLGGIRKAAAHLRLNHAVVSRHVKQLEEWLGGPLISRSGNRLALTPEGERFHSRVSAAFAELLFATQEFEGRRRNGPLRLWCVPGLSIQWLSAQLAAFERANADFRVELKPTDIPPNLSIHEADADIRYYRDDGPTVPGGRGLRCFELARPEVMAVASAAVASALGPIDARRLPFLHEEDDSEWRAWLRLNGIEPPASLEGPVCWHAHLAIAAAKQGRGVALASRFLVEADLAEGSLVQVNIPDTRPAVLGGYILVAREDRWSTPVLASLRHFLRQRAQDFVAANI, encoded by the coding sequence TTGCGCGCGTTCGAAGCGGTGTTCCGGCTCGGCGGCATTCGGAAGGCGGCAGCGCACCTCAGGCTCAACCACGCTGTCGTAAGCCGCCATGTCAAGCAGCTGGAAGAATGGCTGGGCGGGCCGTTGATCTCACGGTCCGGCAACCGACTGGCGCTTACCCCCGAGGGCGAGCGCTTCCATAGCCGGGTCTCTGCCGCCTTTGCCGAACTGCTGTTCGCCACCCAGGAATTCGAAGGTCGCCGTCGCAACGGTCCCTTGCGCCTGTGGTGCGTGCCCGGCCTTTCGATCCAATGGCTTTCCGCTCAGCTTGCCGCGTTCGAGCGCGCCAATGCCGATTTCCGCGTGGAACTGAAGCCAACCGATATCCCGCCGAATCTCTCGATACATGAGGCCGATGCCGACATACGCTATTATCGCGACGATGGGCCGACCGTGCCCGGCGGTCGTGGGTTGCGTTGCTTCGAGCTGGCCCGGCCGGAGGTGATGGCGGTCGCCAGCGCTGCGGTTGCGTCCGCGCTTGGCCCGATCGATGCTCGCCGCCTGCCTTTTCTTCACGAGGAAGATGATAGCGAATGGCGGGCATGGCTGCGGCTCAACGGCATAGAGCCTCCTGCCAGCCTCGAAGGTCCGGTCTGCTGGCACGCGCATCTCGCCATCGCCGCCGCCAAGCAGGGTCGCGGCGTCGCGCTCGCCAGCCGCTTCCTGGTTGAAGCGGATCTGGCAGAAGGTTCGCTCGTGCAGGTCAATATCCCGGATACTCGTCCAGCCGTGCTCGGCGGCTATATCCTCGTCGCGCGAGAGGATCGCTGGTCTACGCCAGTGCTGGCCTCGCTTCGGCATTTTCTGCGTCAGCGCGCCCAGGATTTCGTCGCGGCTAATATCTAA
- a CDS encoding M17 family metallopeptidase has product MTQTRWQTLRVDPVASSDHVLAGLVLLTGSGEIISDVANVDDLAAIVGSLAPIEPGRAIELFGADQKRRLLVLGVDTGTKDCWLLAGGHLFDAMVAHRFEEISLPAVSLIGIDAFHAMLKGALLHGFQLENGRKTARRGFRPQRLIVQEADRASADVISTIVEAVNRSRAWVESPSNLLNPVTWAAESQTVFEALGCKVSVLGPAELEAAGAGALLAVARGGEFGARLVSVEWCGDPGRSSWDAILVGKGLTFDAGGLNVKSASEMHKMRSDMGGGAAVFGALELAAKRASRVNVVAIVPMSENQIDALSYRPGDILTSMSGLTIEVGNTDAEGRLVLADAMTWGIRKYRPTWTIDVATLTGMAGAILSEEYAAFYASDDQLAEDLVRAGRASGEWLWRFPYHSSQEYVVESEVADVSNVGVPGYLGMGWGSPLAGALFLEKFREHTKWAHLDIEGVVWATRRRSLGGKGGTGFGALLLDQWLQIIETDIDL; this is encoded by the coding sequence TTGACCCAAACGCGCTGGCAGACATTGAGGGTCGATCCGGTTGCTTCGTCTGACCATGTGCTGGCTGGACTGGTGCTTCTAACCGGATCGGGCGAGATCATTAGCGATGTCGCGAATGTCGACGATCTGGCCGCGATCGTGGGATCGCTCGCGCCGATCGAGCCCGGACGTGCGATCGAACTCTTCGGCGCAGATCAGAAGCGACGACTGCTGGTCCTCGGCGTCGACACCGGCACAAAGGATTGTTGGCTTCTGGCGGGTGGCCACCTGTTCGACGCGATGGTGGCGCACCGGTTTGAAGAAATTTCCCTTCCTGCGGTTTCCCTCATCGGCATCGATGCTTTCCATGCCATGTTGAAGGGAGCCTTGCTGCATGGTTTTCAGCTTGAAAATGGAAGGAAGACAGCGCGTAGGGGATTTCGGCCTCAGCGGCTGATCGTGCAGGAGGCGGACAGGGCATCTGCCGACGTGATCTCAACGATTGTCGAGGCAGTCAACCGTAGCCGCGCCTGGGTCGAGTCGCCTTCCAATTTGCTCAATCCGGTAACGTGGGCTGCGGAAAGTCAGACGGTCTTTGAAGCATTGGGTTGCAAAGTGAGTGTGCTTGGCCCGGCCGAACTCGAAGCCGCCGGGGCGGGCGCCCTTCTCGCGGTTGCAAGAGGCGGCGAGTTTGGCGCCCGTCTGGTTTCCGTGGAATGGTGCGGCGACCCGGGGCGCAGTAGTTGGGATGCCATCCTGGTCGGCAAAGGCCTGACCTTCGATGCGGGCGGACTCAACGTGAAGTCCGCTAGCGAAATGCACAAGATGCGTTCGGACATGGGCGGCGGTGCGGCTGTCTTTGGAGCTCTGGAACTTGCCGCGAAACGTGCATCGCGAGTGAACGTTGTCGCGATCGTGCCAATGTCCGAGAATCAGATTGACGCACTGTCATATCGGCCAGGTGATATACTCACCTCAATGTCAGGGCTGACAATTGAAGTGGGAAATACCGACGCAGAAGGCCGGCTGGTGCTGGCCGACGCCATGACGTGGGGAATTCGCAAATATCGGCCGACATGGACGATCGATGTCGCGACGCTGACAGGCATGGCCGGTGCAATACTTTCAGAAGAATATGCAGCATTTTATGCCTCGGATGATCAACTGGCCGAAGATCTCGTTCGGGCTGGCCGTGCGTCTGGAGAGTGGCTCTGGCGCTTCCCTTACCATTCTTCACAAGAATACGTGGTTGAATCCGAAGTTGCCGATGTCTCCAATGTCGGGGTGCCCGGCTATCTCGGTATGGGCTGGGGCTCCCCGCTTGCCGGCGCTCTTTTCTTGGAAAAGTTTCGCGAACATACGAAATGGGCGCACCTTGATATTGAGGGGGTCGTATGGGCCACCCGCCGCCGCTCGCTAGGCGGCAAAGGCGGCACCGGCTTTGGCGCGCTGTTATTGGATCAATGGCTGCAAATAATAGAAACAGACATTGATTTGTAA